The sequence AATGTAAATTCCAGAATCCGCCTTCTCATGGGTGACGAATATGGCATCCACATCTTAAGCACTCCCAGAATCGGAACCGAAGTATGCCTCACACTTCCTTATATGTTTGAGCAGACAGAAGGGATTGGATGATGAAAAAAGAAGTGATCCGTTATGAAAACATACACTGTTCCATGGACGGCCAGGCTTATTTAAATGGACTCTTCTTTCGGGCATTTGAGGGAGAAATCTGCTGTGTCATCGTCAACAATACCATTGAAAAAAAATATTTCCTGCAGCTTCTGTACGGAAACTTAAAGCCAGGCTACGGCTGGTCCTATTATAAAGGGGAAAAAATAGTATCCTCCAAAATTCAGGAACAGATGTTAAAGCAGACTGCATTTATCGGCCGCAACAAAGGAATCTTTTCAGAGCTGAGTGTCGCTGAGAACATTTTCGTGGCCAGCGGCAGGGTCCCCTTCTGGAGGCGGGTAAATCCTCTCTGCAGGCACGCTCCGAAGCTTTTTAAGGATTGGGATATTTCCATTCCCCTGCTTGCCAAAGCCCACATGCTGGACCCCGGCATGCAGAAACAAGCCGAGTTAATGCGCGCTTATGTCTCCGGATGCAGTCTGGCCGTTATAACGGATATCGAAATGATCATGACAGAAGATCAGCTCAAAAATTTCTTTGCTCTGGTGACAAAATTAAAAGACCGGGGTATGACATTCCTCTACATTGTAAACAGCTCCACCAAATTATACAAATATGCCGATGAAATAACGATTATCAAAAACGGCAGGACCATCGGCCATATGAACCGGGAAGATTTCTCTAAATTTCAGACCTATATGGAATTGTTTGAAAAGACCAGAAAAAACACCCTAAAAAGAAATGACTTATTACAAAAGCAGATCGA is a genomic window of Lacrimispora sphenoides containing:
- a CDS encoding sugar ABC transporter ATP-binding protein, with protein sequence MMKKEVIRYENIHCSMDGQAYLNGLFFRAFEGEICCVIVNNTIEKKYFLQLLYGNLKPGYGWSYYKGEKIVSSKIQEQMLKQTAFIGRNKGIFSELSVAENIFVASGRVPFWRRVNPLCRHAPKLFKDWDISIPLLAKAHMLDPGMQKQAELMRAYVSGCSLAVITDIEMIMTEDQLKNFFALVTKLKDRGMTFLYIVNSSTKLYKYADEITIIKNGRTIGHMNREDFSKFQTYMELFEKTRKNTLKRNDLLQKQIDKKTVLEFQNVKLPDLPVLNLSLNAGEVLNILDLDSAECRNILPILQGECGFEAGKILLNGKEYSFQSVHQSIRDGIAFIEARPMEEMLFADMTVLDHMTFMIQRNKKKFFLRKKYRKMTRYLLDGIFSEEELMKKTYSVSDECKLKLLYYRWIFVRPQVLVCIKPFSSVDFQMRQITINLLKEVLKSGISVIIITNQIAEAYTMEGKNITFHDGAIAMD